In a genomic window of Aeromonas veronii:
- a CDS encoding D-alanine--D-alanine ligase codes for MKNMHVLLLCGGGGSEHEVSLRSANFLEQQLGLLPGVEVTRVEMFADRWLSADGRECKLGLDKLLSFDSVARPVDYVVPCIHGYPGETGDLQSFLELAGLPYLGCDAEASKICFNKISTKLWLSAIGIPNTPYLFLTEQNEAALAEAKAALAKWGKVFIKAASQGSSVGCYSASNEADLVKGIADAFGYSEQVLIEKAVKPRELEVAVYQYGDELVATYPGEICVPQDKFYTYEEKYSSASHTETALRAEGLTQAQADAIHEYALKAFRQLKLTHLSRIDFFLTEEGEILLNEINTFPGMTSISMFPKLLEHHGHRFADYLEQILRKAS; via the coding sequence ATGAAGAACATGCATGTCTTGCTGCTGTGCGGCGGCGGTGGCTCCGAGCACGAGGTTTCTCTGCGCAGCGCCAATTTCCTCGAGCAACAACTGGGCCTTCTGCCCGGTGTCGAAGTGACCCGCGTCGAGATGTTCGCCGATCGCTGGCTCAGTGCCGATGGCCGCGAGTGCAAGCTGGGGCTCGACAAGCTGCTTTCGTTTGACAGCGTGGCCCGTCCGGTGGATTACGTGGTGCCCTGCATCCACGGCTACCCGGGTGAGACCGGCGATCTGCAATCCTTCCTCGAACTGGCCGGATTGCCTTATCTCGGTTGCGATGCCGAGGCGAGCAAGATCTGCTTCAACAAGATCAGCACCAAGCTGTGGCTCTCCGCCATCGGTATTCCCAACACCCCGTACCTGTTCCTGACCGAGCAAAATGAGGCGGCGCTGGCCGAGGCGAAGGCCGCGCTGGCCAAATGGGGCAAGGTCTTTATCAAGGCGGCCTCCCAGGGCTCTTCCGTTGGCTGCTACTCCGCCAGCAACGAAGCGGATCTGGTGAAAGGCATTGCCGATGCCTTCGGTTACTCCGAACAGGTTCTGATCGAGAAAGCGGTCAAGCCGCGCGAGCTGGAAGTGGCGGTTTACCAGTATGGTGACGAGCTGGTGGCCACCTATCCGGGCGAGATCTGCGTACCGCAGGACAAGTTCTACACCTATGAAGAGAAGTACAGCAGCGCCAGCCATACCGAGACGGCACTGCGTGCCGAGGGGCTGACCCAGGCGCAGGCCGATGCGATCCACGAGTATGCCCTCAAGGCGTTCCGTCAGCTGAAACTGACCCATCTCTCGCGCATCGACTTCTTCCTGACCGAGGAGGGGGAGATCCTGCTGAATGAAATCAACACCTTCCCGGGCATGACCTCCATCTCCATGTTCCCGAAACTGCTGGAGC
- a CDS encoding 2OG-Fe(II) oxygenase: MDYQAAMDAIYTRGWVIVDDFLTVAEVDALKTCLPSEWQSAGIGRDALHQGNPDVRRDQIHWLEPSLGVPVADYLARMESLRLAANRMLMLGLFDYEAHFARYRSGDFYATHRDAFAGRSNRRLTTVFYLNNDWLPEAGGVLRMYDDKEQFLMDVSPKGGRLVMFLSEEFPHEVLPANRERYSIAGWFRVNGNGMGRVDPPR, encoded by the coding sequence TTGGACTATCAAGCAGCCATGGATGCCATTTACACCCGGGGATGGGTGATAGTGGATGATTTTTTGACCGTCGCCGAGGTGGATGCCCTCAAAACCTGTCTGCCAAGCGAATGGCAATCGGCCGGGATCGGCCGTGACGCCCTGCATCAGGGCAATCCCGATGTTCGCCGTGACCAGATCCACTGGCTGGAGCCCTCACTCGGGGTGCCGGTGGCAGACTACCTGGCCCGGATGGAGTCCCTGCGTCTTGCCGCCAACCGGATGTTGATGCTGGGATTGTTCGACTACGAGGCCCACTTCGCCCGCTATCGCAGCGGGGATTTTTACGCCACCCATCGCGATGCCTTTGCCGGTCGCTCCAACCGCCGTCTTACCACCGTGTTTTACCTAAACAACGACTGGCTGCCCGAAGCGGGTGGAGTGCTGCGCATGTATGACGACAAGGAGCAGTTTCTGATGGATGTCAGCCCCAAGGGGGGGCGGCTGGTCATGTTTCTTTCCGAGGAGTTTCCCCACGAGGTGCTGCCTGCCAATCGCGAGCGCTACAGCATTGCCGGCTGGTTTCGGGTCAATGGCAACGGCATGGGAAGGGTCGATCCTCCGCGCTGA
- a CDS encoding glutathione peroxidase, with amino-acid sequence MPLPALTLQQLDGTPYPLTQLAGKVVLVVNVASRCGFTPQYEGLENLYRELGPKGLVILGFPCNQFGNQEPGDADEIARFCSLDYPVTFPIMAKCDVNGEHAHPFYQWLKKQKPGFLGLENVKWNFTKFLIDQEGNVVDRFAPQAKPENLAEQIREML; translated from the coding sequence ATGCCTCTGCCCGCGCTCACTTTGCAACAACTGGATGGCACCCCCTATCCGCTGACTCAACTGGCGGGCAAGGTGGTGCTGGTGGTCAATGTGGCCAGCCGCTGCGGCTTTACTCCCCAATATGAAGGGCTGGAAAATCTCTATCGGGAGCTCGGCCCCAAGGGGCTGGTGATTTTGGGCTTCCCCTGCAATCAGTTTGGCAATCAGGAGCCGGGGGATGCGGACGAGATCGCCCGCTTCTGCTCTCTCGACTATCCGGTCACCTTTCCGATCATGGCCAAGTGCGATGTCAACGGTGAGCATGCCCACCCCTTCTACCAGTGGCTTAAAAAACAGAAACCGGGTTTTCTGGGGCTGGAAAACGTCAAATGGAACTTCACCAAGTTCCTGATCGATCAAGAAGGCAATGTAGTGGACAGATTCGCCCCCCAGGCCAAACCGGAGAACCTGGCCGAGCAGATCCGCGAGATGCTCTGA
- a CDS encoding DEAD/DEAH box helicase produces MSFNELGLSPHILRAVKELGYEQPTPIQQQAIPAILAGQDVLGGAQTGTGKTAGFTLPMLQRLLANHGRGRRQVRALVLTPTRELAAQVGESIIKYAHHLPFKTLIAYGGVSIKPNLDAIKLGVDILVATPGRLLDLLTQGALTLSELEVLVLDEADRMLDMGFIVDIRRIMKALPAERQTLLFSATFSSEIKALADDLLNDPTLIEVDPSNTAAEQVTQRIIQVDRERRRELLSHMIGRGNWQRVLVFVRTKQIADRLAQQMQKDGLNTVAIHGDKSQGARNRALADFRSGEVRVLVATDIAARGLDIDQLPHVINFELPQLAEDYIHRIGRTGRAGRGGEAISLVSQDELGQLKAIEALIGQSLTVEILEGYEPSGKPSRQTLPGSKPVQNPPRARGHANAKSSNAKGKPAAGKGKAKGDTAKKPAQSPQNKSRKREVVGEDIGFTPMRRLPKAMRDSYQDNSDE; encoded by the coding sequence ATGTCATTCAACGAACTGGGTCTGTCTCCGCATATTCTGCGGGCCGTCAAGGAGCTGGGTTACGAACAGCCAACCCCCATCCAGCAGCAAGCGATTCCGGCCATTCTGGCCGGTCAGGATGTGCTCGGCGGCGCTCAGACAGGCACAGGCAAAACGGCCGGTTTCACCCTGCCGATGTTGCAGCGTCTGCTGGCTAACCACGGCCGTGGCCGTCGTCAGGTACGCGCACTGGTACTGACCCCGACCCGCGAACTGGCGGCCCAGGTGGGCGAGAGCATCATCAAGTATGCCCACCACCTACCGTTTAAGACTCTGATCGCCTATGGCGGTGTCAGCATCAAGCCCAATCTGGACGCCATCAAGCTGGGGGTCGACATTCTGGTCGCCACCCCGGGCCGTCTGCTGGATCTGCTGACCCAGGGCGCCCTGACCCTGAGCGAGCTGGAAGTGCTGGTGCTGGATGAAGCGGATCGCATGCTCGACATGGGCTTCATCGTCGACATCCGCCGCATCATGAAGGCGCTGCCTGCAGAGCGCCAGACCCTGCTCTTCTCTGCCACCTTCTCAAGCGAGATCAAGGCGCTGGCCGATGATCTGCTGAACGACCCTACCCTGATCGAGGTGGATCCCAGCAACACCGCCGCCGAGCAGGTGACCCAACGCATCATTCAGGTGGATCGGGAACGCCGCCGCGAGCTGCTCTCCCACATGATTGGCCGTGGCAACTGGCAGCGGGTGCTGGTGTTTGTTCGTACCAAGCAGATCGCCGACCGCCTCGCCCAGCAGATGCAAAAAGATGGCCTCAATACCGTGGCGATCCACGGTGACAAGAGCCAGGGAGCCCGTAACCGGGCGCTGGCCGATTTTCGCAGTGGCGAGGTGCGGGTGCTGGTGGCAACCGATATCGCCGCCCGCGGTCTCGATATCGATCAGCTGCCCCACGTGATCAACTTCGAACTGCCCCAGCTGGCGGAGGATTACATCCACCGTATCGGCCGCACCGGCCGCGCCGGTCGGGGCGGCGAGGCGATCTCGCTGGTCAGCCAAGACGAGCTGGGTCAGCTCAAGGCCATCGAAGCCCTGATCGGCCAATCCCTGACCGTGGAGATCCTGGAAGGGTATGAGCCCAGCGGCAAGCCGAGTCGTCAGACCCTGCCGGGCAGCAAACCGGTGCAGAACCCGCCCCGTGCTCGCGGCCATGCCAACGCCAAGAGCAGCAATGCCAAGGGCAAGCCAGCCGCGGGCAAGGGCAAAGCCAAGGGTGATACCGCCAAGAAGCCAGCCCAGTCTCCTCAAAACAAGTCCCGCAAGCGGGAAGTGGTGGGCGAGGATATCGGTTTTACCCCGATGCGCCGCCTGCCCAAGGCGATGCGCGACAGCTATCAAGACAACAGCGACGAGTAA
- a CDS encoding transposase, which translates to MKRATKVRIYPTDEQAAFLNAQFGAVRFAYNKALHIQRHMFQRHGVSLKPKRDLKPLLAVAKKSCKYSWLKEYDSQALQQAVINLDKAFANFFNPKLKARIPTFKSKRGRQSSYHPNGKVLTDAILLPKMTPIRAGIHRDIIGVVSSITVSRGPTGKYYASILCDDGREAPAKPSLITEVTGYDMGLSHYLIASSGKKMANPRHLIKASRNLRRKQKALSRKKKGSANRSKAKLQLAALHERVAHARADFQHKLSRTIVDDNQAIIVETLKTTNMMKNHKLARAIGDAGWYGFIMRLEYKAQAAGRHLIKLDQWFASSKPCSECGHKMPEMPLHQRQWVCPACGAEHDRDINAAMNIRQQGILELKAAGLAVSAHGGQRKSVNLTVAA; encoded by the coding sequence ATGAAAAGAGCCACAAAAGTACGCATTTACCCCACCGACGAACAAGCGGCATTCCTCAATGCCCAGTTCGGCGCGGTGCGGTTCGCGTACAACAAAGCCCTTCATATTCAGCGGCACATGTTCCAGCGCCACGGGGTTTCACTGAAACCCAAACGCGACTTGAAACCCCTGCTCGCTGTGGCAAAAAAATCGTGCAAATACAGCTGGCTGAAAGAGTACGATTCACAAGCCTTGCAGCAGGCGGTGATCAACCTGGATAAGGCATTCGCCAATTTTTTCAACCCCAAGCTCAAGGCCAGGATACCCACCTTCAAGAGCAAGAGAGGCAGGCAATCGAGCTACCACCCCAATGGCAAAGTGCTGACCGATGCCATCCTGTTACCGAAGATGACGCCCATCCGAGCTGGCATTCACCGAGATATTATCGGCGTGGTCTCCAGTATCACAGTCAGCCGTGGCCCGACAGGGAAATACTATGCCTCCATCCTTTGCGATGATGGCCGTGAGGCTCCCGCCAAGCCCTCCCTCATCACAGAGGTGACAGGCTATGATATGGGGCTGTCCCACTACCTCATTGCGTCGAGTGGCAAAAAGATGGCCAACCCGCGCCATCTTATCAAGGCCAGTCGCAATCTACGGCGAAAGCAAAAAGCACTGTCTCGCAAGAAAAAAGGCAGTGCCAATCGTAGTAAGGCCAAATTACAGCTGGCCGCCCTGCACGAGCGGGTAGCCCATGCTCGCGCTGATTTTCAGCACAAACTCTCTCGCACGATAGTTGACGATAACCAAGCGATCATCGTGGAGACGCTTAAAACAACCAATATGATGAAAAACCACAAGCTGGCCCGCGCCATTGGCGATGCTGGCTGGTATGGTTTTATCATGAGGCTGGAGTACAAAGCCCAAGCGGCGGGCCGCCACCTAATCAAACTCGATCAGTGGTTTGCCAGCTCTAAACCATGTAGCGAGTGCGGCCACAAGATGCCGGAGATGCCACTTCACCAGCGACAGTGGGTATGTCCAGCGTGTGGGGCAGAGCATGACCGCGATATCAACGCGGCCATGAACATTCGACAGCAAGGAATATTGGAATTAAAAGCGGCGGGGCTCGCCGTTTCTGCCCATGGAGGCCAGCGTAAATCCGTCAATCTGACGGTAGCGGCCTAA
- the hutW gene encoding heme anaerobic degradation radical SAM methyltransferase ChuW/HutW, with the protein MNLTPSMTGIASPDPLKFAFSAKTSAHASRGGMRPFPLDEAGWQSWWQRESEAEERALYIHIPFCRKRCSFCNFFENGANPARINRYVNALCASLAQAADTPLAQSMPFSAVYVGGGTPTDMSADELAMLAAVIRHFPLAADAEVTLEGRLNGFDTEKWQAALAGGFNRFSFGVQSFDTRVRQQAARFDDRETLLTRLGELTRDDAAVVVADLIFGLPGQDDAVWQQDITDVMASGVHGVDLYQLIAMQGTNLERAQEKGSLDWLADGQQRAAMYAYGGAQLEAHGWERLSCSHWRRSPAEQSCYNQMAKRGAEILPFGAGAGGSILGHGLMYGRDLAPWHDALANDKRAPGMVMGRNPNARMDGLLRGALDSGVLELDRLPAHLLTHLMPLFAAWQQHGLAEIDGAWLQLTLAGRFWNVNMQAGLFEFLQLNPLDGSAPPSHDGAAVRHSLV; encoded by the coding sequence ATGAATCTGACCCCTTCAATGACCGGTATTGCCTCGCCGGATCCTCTCAAGTTTGCCTTTAGCGCCAAGACCTCGGCTCACGCCAGTCGGGGAGGGATGCGCCCCTTCCCGCTGGATGAGGCTGGCTGGCAGAGTTGGTGGCAGCGAGAGAGTGAAGCTGAGGAGCGCGCCCTCTACATCCATATTCCGTTTTGCCGCAAGCGCTGCAGCTTCTGCAATTTCTTTGAAAATGGCGCCAATCCGGCGCGGATCAACCGCTACGTCAACGCGCTCTGCGCCTCCCTTGCGCAGGCAGCTGACACCCCGCTGGCGCAGAGCATGCCGTTTTCAGCCGTCTATGTGGGGGGCGGCACGCCGACCGACATGAGCGCCGATGAGTTGGCTATGCTGGCCGCCGTGATCCGCCATTTTCCGCTGGCGGCCGATGCCGAGGTGACGCTGGAGGGACGCCTCAACGGCTTTGATACTGAGAAATGGCAGGCGGCACTGGCGGGGGGCTTCAACCGCTTCTCGTTCGGGGTGCAGAGCTTTGATACCCGGGTCCGTCAGCAGGCAGCCCGTTTCGATGACAGGGAGACCCTACTCACTCGCCTTGGCGAGCTGACCCGCGATGATGCGGCGGTGGTCGTGGCGGATCTCATCTTCGGTCTGCCCGGTCAGGATGATGCCGTGTGGCAGCAGGATATCACGGACGTGATGGCGAGCGGTGTACACGGGGTCGATCTCTACCAGCTGATCGCCATGCAGGGCACCAATCTGGAGCGGGCGCAGGAGAAGGGCTCGTTGGATTGGCTCGCCGATGGCCAGCAGCGGGCGGCCATGTATGCCTATGGCGGAGCGCAACTGGAAGCCCATGGCTGGGAGCGCCTCTCTTGCAGTCACTGGCGGCGTAGCCCGGCCGAGCAGAGCTGTTATAACCAGATGGCCAAGCGCGGCGCCGAGATCCTCCCCTTTGGCGCTGGTGCGGGAGGCAGCATTCTTGGTCATGGCCTCATGTATGGGCGGGATCTGGCCCCTTGGCACGACGCACTGGCTAATGACAAGCGGGCGCCCGGCATGGTGATGGGGCGCAATCCCAATGCAAGGATGGACGGTCTGCTGCGTGGCGCTCTCGACAGCGGCGTGCTGGAGCTGGATCGTCTGCCAGCGCATTTGTTGACCCATTTGATGCCGCTCTTTGCCGCCTGGCAGCAGCACGGGCTGGCCGAGATAGACGGCGCATGGCTGCAACTCACCCTCGCCGGGCGCTTCTGGAACGTCAATATGCAGGCCGGGCTGTTCGAATTTTTGCAGCTCAATCCGCTCGATGGTTCAGCGCCGCCCAGCCATGACGGTGCGGCGGTGCGTCACTCCCTGGTCTGA
- a CDS encoding methyl-accepting chemotaxis protein — protein MHNLSLNWKIFLPLALVISTTFGLCFELSAWLQRDLAIRLAGEKVESAANTYMDQLNVLMMTGGMANRQIVQTKLKSEAGIVEARLIRAPAVSNLFGPGHPDQKAQDPLDERAINQGETIMEQQGNRLTLIKPFKAYKEYRGTQCTTCHQVNEGTVMGAVRISYDLSHTFGEIRHNNLILSGSLAAVFSIGFGLLWWVLQRYVKHPLRQLQLTMIRMAKERDLALPLVNHSRDELGQMTRAVNDMVQGFRHSLQEVEGATHQLYQESNQIRQVATQTENSARQQEGMTTQVAAAVSELAASSHEVREHARHSAELSALTNQDAADTSRLAQRSITDMGEMSAEIDRVDQVIQQLDSRCLAVDGVLEVIKGIADQTNLLALNAAIEAARAGEQGRGFAVVADEVRALSNRSRAASEEISQMIAALQKEAQSAVTVIGDAKSKAGESISKTEATLAAMQNIIERIARINDLNAQMAQSAEEQDRVCHEVDSSVSDIRNTSNDTLGQAHAANLASIQLVEQCQKLEALLKTYRW, from the coding sequence ATGCATAACCTCTCCCTCAACTGGAAAATCTTCCTTCCCCTTGCGCTGGTCATCAGCACCACCTTTGGCCTCTGCTTCGAACTCTCAGCCTGGCTGCAACGGGATCTCGCCATCCGGCTGGCGGGCGAAAAAGTGGAGAGCGCCGCCAACACCTACATGGATCAGCTCAACGTCCTGATGATGACCGGTGGCATGGCCAACCGGCAAATCGTGCAGACCAAGCTCAAGAGTGAAGCGGGCATCGTCGAGGCTCGCCTGATCCGCGCCCCGGCCGTCAGCAACCTGTTTGGCCCGGGTCACCCGGATCAGAAAGCGCAGGATCCCCTCGATGAGCGAGCCATCAATCAGGGAGAGACCATTATGGAGCAGCAGGGCAACCGGCTCACCCTGATCAAACCGTTCAAAGCCTACAAGGAGTATCGCGGCACCCAGTGCACCACCTGCCATCAGGTCAATGAAGGGACAGTGATGGGGGCAGTGCGGATCAGTTACGACCTCAGCCACACCTTCGGCGAGATCCGCCACAACAACCTGATCCTGAGCGGCAGCCTGGCCGCCGTCTTCAGCATCGGCTTCGGCTTGCTCTGGTGGGTATTGCAACGCTACGTGAAACACCCTCTGCGCCAGTTGCAGCTCACCATGATCCGGATGGCCAAAGAGCGCGACCTCGCCCTCCCCCTGGTCAATCACAGCCGGGATGAACTGGGCCAGATGACCCGTGCCGTCAATGACATGGTGCAGGGCTTTCGCCACAGTCTGCAGGAGGTGGAAGGGGCAACCCACCAGCTCTATCAGGAGTCGAACCAGATCCGTCAGGTGGCGACCCAGACCGAAAACTCGGCCCGCCAGCAAGAGGGGATGACCACCCAGGTCGCCGCCGCCGTCAGCGAGCTGGCCGCCAGCTCCCATGAGGTACGCGAACATGCCCGCCATAGCGCCGAGCTCTCCGCCCTAACCAATCAGGATGCCGCCGACACCAGCCGCCTCGCCCAGCGCTCCATCACCGATATGGGCGAGATGTCGGCAGAGATCGATCGAGTGGATCAGGTGATCCAGCAGCTCGACAGCCGTTGCCTGGCGGTTGACGGTGTGCTCGAGGTGATCAAGGGGATTGCCGATCAGACCAACCTGCTGGCCCTCAACGCTGCGATTGAAGCGGCCAGGGCAGGCGAGCAAGGTCGCGGCTTTGCGGTAGTAGCCGATGAAGTGCGGGCCCTCTCCAACCGCAGCCGCGCCGCCAGCGAAGAGATCTCTCAGATGATCGCCGCCCTGCAAAAAGAGGCCCAGAGCGCGGTTACGGTGATCGGGGATGCAAAAAGCAAAGCCGGTGAGAGCATCAGCAAGACCGAGGCGACCTTGGCAGCTATGCAGAACATCATCGAGCGTATCGCCCGCATCAACGACCTCAACGCCCAGATGGCGCAGTCCGCCGAAGAGCAGGACAGGGTCTGCCATGAGGTAGACAGCTCGGTGAGCGACATTCGCAACACCTCCAACGACACCCTGGGTCAGGCGCACGCCGCCAACCTCGCCAGCATCCAGTTGGTGGAGCAGTGCCAGAAACTGGAGGCGCTGCTGAAAACCTACCGTTGGTAA
- the aroG gene encoding 3-deoxy-7-phosphoheptulonate synthase AroG, which yields MQHQTDDVRISEIKELLPPVAVLEKFPATEVASSTVFESRQAIHNILAGEDERLLVVIGPCSIHDPVAALEYGKRLKALRDELKGQLEIVMRVYFEKPRTTVGWKGLINDPYLDNSCKINDGLRIGRKLLLDLNDMGLPTASEFLDMITPQYVADLMSWGAIGARTTESQVHRELASGLSCPVGFKNGTDGTIKVAIDAIGAASAPHHFLSVTKYGHSAIVATRGNPDCHIILRGGREPNYSAAHVDEVVKGLEKAGLPQKVMIDFSHANSSKQFKNQMVVAEDVAGQLRAGSQAVFGVMVESHLVEGRQDLVEGCELTVGQSITDACIGWADTEVLLRNLADAVATRNAR from the coding sequence ATGCAGCATCAAACCGACGACGTTCGTATCAGTGAAATCAAAGAGTTATTACCCCCGGTTGCGGTGCTTGAGAAGTTTCCGGCTACCGAGGTTGCTTCGTCCACCGTTTTTGAATCCCGTCAGGCCATTCACAATATCCTGGCTGGCGAAGATGAGCGCCTGCTGGTGGTGATTGGCCCTTGTTCCATCCACGATCCGGTGGCTGCACTGGAGTACGGTAAGCGCCTCAAGGCGTTGCGCGACGAGCTGAAAGGTCAGCTGGAGATCGTGATGCGGGTCTACTTCGAAAAACCGCGTACCACGGTGGGCTGGAAGGGGCTGATCAACGATCCGTATCTCGACAACAGCTGCAAGATCAATGACGGTCTGCGCATTGGTCGCAAGCTGTTGCTGGATCTCAACGACATGGGGCTGCCAACCGCCTCCGAGTTCCTCGACATGATCACCCCGCAATATGTGGCGGATCTGATGAGCTGGGGCGCGATCGGTGCCCGTACCACCGAATCCCAGGTACACCGCGAGCTGGCCTCCGGTCTCTCCTGCCCGGTGGGCTTCAAGAACGGTACTGATGGCACTATCAAGGTCGCCATTGATGCAATTGGCGCTGCCAGTGCGCCGCACCACTTCCTGTCGGTCACCAAATATGGTCACTCCGCCATCGTGGCGACCCGCGGCAACCCGGACTGTCACATCATTCTGCGCGGTGGCCGTGAGCCGAACTACAGCGCGGCCCATGTTGATGAGGTGGTGAAGGGGCTGGAGAAGGCCGGTCTGCCACAGAAGGTGATGATCGACTTTAGTCACGCCAACAGCAGCAAACAGTTCAAGAACCAGATGGTGGTGGCTGAAGACGTAGCCGGTCAGCTGCGTGCTGGCAGCCAGGCGGTGTTTGGCGTGATGGTGGAGAGCCATCTGGTGGAAGGGCGTCAGGATCTGGTGGAAGGGTGCGAACTCACCGTTGGCCAGAGCATCACAGATGCCTGCATCGGTTGGGCTGATACCGAAGTGCTGCTGCGCAACCTGGCGGATGCCGTCGCAACCCGCAACGCTCGCTAA
- the aroA gene encoding 3-phosphoshikimate 1-carboxyvinyltransferase gives MNSLRLEPISRVAGEVNLPGSKSVSNRALLLAALARGTTRLTNLLDSDDIRHMLAALTQLGVKYKLSADKTECTVHGLGRSFAVKEPVNLFLGNAGTAMRPLCAALCLGSGEYTLGGEPRMEERPIGHLVDALREAGAHIQYLKKDGYPPLVVDAKGLWGGDVHVDGSVSSQFLTAFLMAAPMAAGDTRIHIKGELVSKPYIDITLHIMKQFGVVIEHDNYKLFYIKGNQTYISPGDFLVEGDASSASYFLAAGAIKGQVRVTGIGKHSIQGDIHFADVLEKMGARITWGDDFIEAEQAPLHGVDMDMNHIPDAAMTIAVAALFAEGPTSIRNIYNWRVKETDRLHAMATELRKLGVEVEEGYDFITVTPPTQLKHAEIDTYNDHRIAMCFSLVALSDTPVTINDPKCTSKTFPDYFDKLASISQRG, from the coding sequence ATGAATTCGTTGCGTTTGGAACCCATTTCTCGTGTGGCTGGTGAGGTCAATCTGCCCGGCTCCAAGAGTGTCTCTAACCGTGCGCTGCTGCTGGCGGCGCTGGCCCGTGGCACCACCCGTCTGACCAACCTGCTCGACAGCGATGACATTCGTCATATGCTGGCAGCGCTGACCCAGCTCGGGGTCAAGTACAAGCTCTCCGCCGACAAGACCGAGTGCACTGTGCACGGTCTGGGTCGCAGCTTTGCGGTGAAAGAGCCGGTCAATCTGTTCCTCGGCAACGCCGGTACCGCCATGCGCCCGCTCTGCGCCGCGCTGTGTCTCGGCTCAGGTGAATATACCCTGGGCGGCGAGCCGCGTATGGAAGAGCGTCCCATCGGCCATCTGGTGGATGCCCTGCGTGAAGCGGGGGCCCATATCCAGTACCTGAAAAAAGATGGCTATCCGCCGCTGGTGGTGGACGCCAAGGGGCTGTGGGGCGGCGATGTGCACGTCGATGGCTCCGTCTCCAGCCAGTTCCTGACCGCCTTCCTGATGGCGGCGCCGATGGCGGCCGGTGATACCCGGATCCACATCAAGGGAGAGCTGGTCTCCAAGCCCTACATCGACATCACCCTGCACATCATGAAGCAGTTTGGGGTAGTCATCGAGCACGACAACTACAAGCTGTTCTACATCAAGGGCAACCAGACCTACATCAGCCCGGGTGACTTTCTGGTGGAAGGGGATGCCTCCAGCGCCTCCTACTTCCTCGCGGCGGGCGCCATCAAGGGCCAGGTGCGGGTAACCGGCATCGGCAAGCACAGCATTCAGGGTGATATCCACTTCGCCGACGTGCTGGAGAAGATGGGGGCGCGCATCACCTGGGGCGATGATTTCATCGAGGCCGAGCAGGCACCGCTGCACGGAGTGGATATGGACATGAACCATATTCCCGATGCGGCCATGACTATCGCTGTTGCGGCGCTGTTTGCCGAGGGGCCGACCTCCATTCGCAATATCTACAACTGGCGGGTGAAGGAGACCGATCGTCTGCACGCCATGGCGACCGAACTGCGCAAGCTGGGGGTCGAAGTGGAGGAGGGGTATGACTTCATTACCGTGACCCCGCCGACTCAGCTCAAGCACGCCGAGATCGATACCTACAACGATCACCGTATCGCCATGTGCTTCTCGCTGGTGGCGCTGTCGGATACCCCGGTCACCATCAATGATCCCAAGTGTACCTCGAAAACCTTCCCGGATTACTTTGACAAGCTGGCCAGTATCAGCCAGCGTGGCTGA